A genomic window from Quercus lobata isolate SW786 chromosome 10, ValleyOak3.0 Primary Assembly, whole genome shotgun sequence includes:
- the LOC115964002 gene encoding uncharacterized protein LOC115964002 isoform X2: MNSTAQNSYSTFPLRPISWSKGMMLKHYAATLQMVGKADRCYLLKYNIRLSVGASCIRGTKLKSLRISAFKGSAQNGESAGRVNGSKVPKNSVKLKESEDTITESPKANDIPLSYTSEANQSIASSPAIHKLFKKWLTMLRTQSPSQVEDGILGEELPPTEISETHHGTEKKEKKERGEILKAVWCHFLGLDATIKIPLLIFIPLYLVVNSIYGAEVSKELTPLWVFGPLIIAAYIKIFRWLCALYVFSFKQTVKIIKNLPTYYMVAYSYLACGKLQEDVHARFWQPVVNIKNLDYKELSRKRLKELQEWMMEKYLDYVESIWPYYCQTIRFLKRANLI, encoded by the exons ATGAATTCAACTGCACAG AATTCTTATTCAACATTTCCCTTGAGGCCAATATCATGGAGCAAAGGGATGATGTTGAAGCATTATGCAGCCACACTTCAGATGGTTGGGAAAGCAGATAGGTGTTACCTATTAAAGTACAATATTCGTTTAAG TGTAGGGGCTTCTTGCATTCGTGGAACAAAACTTAAGTCTTTGAGAATTTCAGCTTTCAAAGGCAGTGCCCAAAATGGTGAATCAGCAGGTAGAGTAAATGGATCAAAGGTACCAAAGAATTCAGTTAAACTAAAAGAGAGTGAGGATACCATAACAGAATCTCCAAAGGCGAATGACATTCCACTTTCTTATACCTCTGAAGCGAATCAAAGCATTGCATCATCCCCTGCCATTCATAAACTATTCAAGAAATGGTTGACAATGTTGCGCACACAATCACCAAGTCAAGTAGAGGATGGAATTTTGGGAGAAGAACTACCTCCAACAGAGATATCAGAGACTCACCATGGGActgagaaaaaggaaaaaaaggaaagaggtGAGATTCTAAAGGCGGTTTGGTGCCACTTTCTGGGTCTGGATGCAACAATAAAGATACCTTTACTAATATT CATTCCTTTGTACCTGGTGGTTAATTCTATTTATGGAGCTGAAGTTTCAAAGGAGTTGACTCCTTTGTGGGTTTTTGGGCCCCTTATTATAGCCGCCTACATCAAGATCTTCCGCTGGTTGTGCGCGCTCTATGTCTTCAGCTTCAAGCAGActgtcaaaataattaaaaacctaCCCACTTACTACATGGTGGCCTATAGCTATCTTGCATGTGGGAAGCTTCAAGAAGACGTCCATGCTCGATTCTGGCAACCTGTAGTGAACATAAAGAACCTAGACTACAAAGAGCTATCAAGAAAAAGGTTGAAAGAATTGCAAGAGTGGATGATGGAGAAATACCTTGATTATGTGGAATCAATATGGCCATATTACTGTCAGACAATTAGGTTCCTAAAGAGAGCTAATCTCATTTAG
- the LOC115964002 gene encoding uncharacterized protein LOC115964002 isoform X3, with protein sequence MVLVTHQMQNSYSTFPLRPISWSKGMMLKHYAATLQMVGKADRCYLLKYNIRLSVGASCIRGTKLKSLRISAFKGSAQNGESAGRVNGSKVPKNSVKLKESEDTITESPKANDIPLSYTSEANQSIASSPAIHKLFKKWLTMLRTQSPSQVEDGILGEELPPTEISETHHGTEKKEKKERAFLCTWWLILFMELKFQRS encoded by the exons ATGGTGTTGGTAACCCATCAAATGCAG AATTCTTATTCAACATTTCCCTTGAGGCCAATATCATGGAGCAAAGGGATGATGTTGAAGCATTATGCAGCCACACTTCAGATGGTTGGGAAAGCAGATAGGTGTTACCTATTAAAGTACAATATTCGTTTAAG TGTAGGGGCTTCTTGCATTCGTGGAACAAAACTTAAGTCTTTGAGAATTTCAGCTTTCAAAGGCAGTGCCCAAAATGGTGAATCAGCAGGTAGAGTAAATGGATCAAAGGTACCAAAGAATTCAGTTAAACTAAAAGAGAGTGAGGATACCATAACAGAATCTCCAAAGGCGAATGACATTCCACTTTCTTATACCTCTGAAGCGAATCAAAGCATTGCATCATCCCCTGCCATTCATAAACTATTCAAGAAATGGTTGACAATGTTGCGCACACAATCACCAAGTCAAGTAGAGGATGGAATTTTGGGAGAAGAACTACCTCCAACAGAGATATCAGAGACTCACCATGGGActgagaaaaaggaaaaaaaggaaagag CATTCCTTTGTACCTGGTGGTTAATTCTATTTATGGAGCTGAAGTTTCAAAGGAGTTGA
- the LOC115964002 gene encoding uncharacterized protein LOC115964002 isoform X1 — MVLVTHQMQNSYSTFPLRPISWSKGMMLKHYAATLQMVGKADRCYLLKYNIRLSVGASCIRGTKLKSLRISAFKGSAQNGESAGRVNGSKVPKNSVKLKESEDTITESPKANDIPLSYTSEANQSIASSPAIHKLFKKWLTMLRTQSPSQVEDGILGEELPPTEISETHHGTEKKEKKERGEILKAVWCHFLGLDATIKIPLLIFIPLYLVVNSIYGAEVSKELTPLWVFGPLIIAAYIKIFRWLCALYVFSFKQTVKIIKNLPTYYMVAYSYLACGKLQEDVHARFWQPVVNIKNLDYKELSRKRLKELQEWMMEKYLDYVESIWPYYCQTIRFLKRANLI, encoded by the exons ATGGTGTTGGTAACCCATCAAATGCAG AATTCTTATTCAACATTTCCCTTGAGGCCAATATCATGGAGCAAAGGGATGATGTTGAAGCATTATGCAGCCACACTTCAGATGGTTGGGAAAGCAGATAGGTGTTACCTATTAAAGTACAATATTCGTTTAAG TGTAGGGGCTTCTTGCATTCGTGGAACAAAACTTAAGTCTTTGAGAATTTCAGCTTTCAAAGGCAGTGCCCAAAATGGTGAATCAGCAGGTAGAGTAAATGGATCAAAGGTACCAAAGAATTCAGTTAAACTAAAAGAGAGTGAGGATACCATAACAGAATCTCCAAAGGCGAATGACATTCCACTTTCTTATACCTCTGAAGCGAATCAAAGCATTGCATCATCCCCTGCCATTCATAAACTATTCAAGAAATGGTTGACAATGTTGCGCACACAATCACCAAGTCAAGTAGAGGATGGAATTTTGGGAGAAGAACTACCTCCAACAGAGATATCAGAGACTCACCATGGGActgagaaaaaggaaaaaaaggaaagaggtGAGATTCTAAAGGCGGTTTGGTGCCACTTTCTGGGTCTGGATGCAACAATAAAGATACCTTTACTAATATT CATTCCTTTGTACCTGGTGGTTAATTCTATTTATGGAGCTGAAGTTTCAAAGGAGTTGACTCCTTTGTGGGTTTTTGGGCCCCTTATTATAGCCGCCTACATCAAGATCTTCCGCTGGTTGTGCGCGCTCTATGTCTTCAGCTTCAAGCAGActgtcaaaataattaaaaacctaCCCACTTACTACATGGTGGCCTATAGCTATCTTGCATGTGGGAAGCTTCAAGAAGACGTCCATGCTCGATTCTGGCAACCTGTAGTGAACATAAAGAACCTAGACTACAAAGAGCTATCAAGAAAAAGGTTGAAAGAATTGCAAGAGTGGATGATGGAGAAATACCTTGATTATGTGGAATCAATATGGCCATATTACTGTCAGACAATTAGGTTCCTAAAGAGAGCTAATCTCATTTAG
- the LOC115962472 gene encoding methyltransferase-like protein 17, mitochondrial, with product MATLLPETSKKIFTPENLRAAAKQSQRCLVVPVRLRRAIKKYLRELEEPHMKRKVLRLSQSLNTIKDVNAQMVMTTSRELVEDPLKTVEHSKQRWKIKSSYGDIGFKYMEDETAAYVASRMPAVFSACYRVLKEVRRRLPGFSPARVLDFGAGTGSAFWALREVWPQSLEKVNLVEPSQSMQRAGRSLIQGMKNLPLIHSYDSIQALTKSINKSERRHDLVIASYVLGEIPSLKDRITIVRQLWDLTQDVLVLVEPGTPHGFNVISQMRSHILWMEKRKLRKSKAAINTTSKDLVVAQKSGAFIVAPCPHDGQCPLTRTSKYCHFVQRLERTSSQRAYKRAKGEPPLRGFEDEKFSFVAFRRGQRPSEPWPLDGMEFETLKEQHAKRNPEDLEIDYEDLIKLQQEADNIPYEEVDPATYDSDVMDTDAADQNDEDEEEEETASADLGGGWGRIIFSPVRRGRHVTMDICRSTNQDGSEGSFERVVVTQSKNPTLHHQAKRSLWGDLWPF from the exons ATGGCGACCCTTTTGCCCGAAACCTCTAAAAAAATCTTCACCCCAGAAAATCTCCGCGCCGCCGCTAAGCAATCCCAGCGCTGCCTGGTCGTTCCGGTTCGTCTCCGCCGTGCCATCAAAAAATATCTCCGAG AGCTTGAGGAGCCGCACATGAAGAGGAAGGTGCTGAGGCTATCACAGTCTCTGAACACAATCAAGGATGTGAATGCGCAGATGGTGATGACAACGTCGAGGGAGCTGGTGGAGGATCCATTGAAAACGGTAGAGCATTCGAAGCAGCGGTGGAAGATCAAGAGCTCCTATGGTGACATTGGCTTCAAGTATATGGAGGATGAGACTGCCGCTTATGTTGCATCTCGGATGCCTGCTGTGTTCTCTGCATGTTACCGAGTTCTCAAGGAG GTTCGTAGAAGGCTACCAGGTTTCTCTCCAGCTAGAGTGTTGGATTTTGGTGCTGGCACGGGTTCGGCTTTCTG GGCCCTGCGAGAAGTGTGGCCACAGTCCTTGGAGAAAGTCAATTTAGTGGAGCCATCCCAGTCAATGCAGCGTGCTGGCCGGAGCCTTATACAAG GTATGAAGAATCTGCCACTTATTCATAGTTATGATAGCATTCAGGCACTTACTAAAAGCATCAATAAGTCAGAGAGAAGACATGACCTTGTGATTGCT TCCTATGTGCTTGGGGAGATACCATCTCTGAAGGACAGAATCACTATAGTACGCCAGCTTTGGGATCTTACACAGGATGTTCTG GTTTTGGTTGAACCTGGAACGCCTCATGGATTTAATGTAATATCTCAAATGCGATCTCATATATTATGGATGGAGAAAAGG AAACTCCGTAAATCTAAAGCTGCAATCAATACAACTTCAAAGGACTTGGTGGTGGCTCAAAAAAGCGGTGCATTCATAGTTGCCCCT TGCCCTCATGATGGACAATGTCCACTGACAAGAACTAGTAAGTACTGTCATTTTGTCCAACGCTTGGAGAGGACATCATCACAACGTGCATACAAG CGTGCCAAGGGGGAACCACCTTTACGTGGCTTTGAGGATGAGAAATTTTCTTTCGTTGCTTTTAGACGAGGACAAAGACCAAG TGAACCCTGGCCCCTTGATGGCATGGAATTTGAGACATTGAAGGAACAACATGCAAAAAGAAATCCGGAAGATCTTGAAATTGACTATG AGGACTTAATCAAGTTACAGCAAGAGGCTGATAATATTCCATATGAAGAAGTGGATCCAGCTACCTATGATTCAGATGTAATGGATACTGATGCTGCTGACCAGAATGACGAAgatgaggaggaagaagaaacaGCCTCTGCTGATCTTGGGGGTGGTTGGGGCAGGATTATTTTTTCACCTGTTCGACGGGGCAGGCATGTCACAATGGATATTTGTCGATCAACCAATCAAGATGGCTCGGAGGGTTCGTTTGAGCGTGTGGTTGTCACTCAAAGTAAGAATCCTACATTACACCATCAGGCCAAAAGATCTCTTTGGGGTGACTTGTGGCCCTTTTGA
- the LOC115963101 gene encoding glutaredoxin: protein MGSVFSSKISKEELEMALNKAKEIVSSNPVVVFSKTYCGYCKRVKQLFTQLGASYKIIELDEERDGSDIQSALAEWTGQRTVPNVFIGGKHIGGCDTIMEKYQAGQLVPLLTEAGAIANNSAQL from the exons atggGATCGGTTTTCAGCTCAAAAATAAGCAAAGAAGAGCTAGAAATGGCGTTGAACAAGGCTAAGGAGATTGTGTCTTCCAATCCTGTTGTTGTCTTCag TAAAACTTACTGTGGCTATTGCAAGAGGGTCAAGCAGCTGTTCACACAGCTAGGAGCAAGTTACAAGATTATTGAGCTGGATGAGGAAC GTGATGGAAGTGACATTCAATCGGCTCTAGCAGAGTGGACTGGTCAGAGGACTGTGCCCAATGTGTTTATTGGGGGAAAACACATTGGTGGTTGTGATA CTATTATGGAGAAGTACCAGGCAGGCCAGCTTGTTCCCCTTCTCACTGAAGCTGGTGCCATTGCCAATAACTCTGCCCAGCTGTGA